The following are encoded together in the Janthinobacterium sp. Marseille genome:
- the sdhC gene encoding succinate dehydrogenase, cytochrome b556 subunit produces the protein MSDSLKTGKREFRNINVTDLLRYRFPLAAIQSILHRASGALIFLLLPFILFLLDKSLLSEISFEHFKGIASHWFIKLIILALAWAYLHHFCAGIRHLLMDVHVGVDKVAGKKSATIVFAISLPLTALVALKLFGAF, from the coding sequence ATGTCTGATTCACTCAAAACCGGCAAGAGAGAGTTCCGTAATATCAACGTTACAGACCTGCTCCGATATCGCTTTCCACTCGCCGCGATACAGTCGATATTGCACCGCGCAAGTGGCGCGCTCATCTTTTTGCTATTGCCATTCATCCTTTTCCTGCTGGACAAGAGCCTGCTGTCTGAAATCTCCTTTGAGCATTTCAAGGGCATCGCGTCGCACTGGTTTATCAAGCTGATCATCCTCGCGCTGGCCTGGGCCTATCTGCACCATTTCTGCGCAGGCATCCGCCATTTGCTGATGGATGTACACGTCGGCGTGGATAAAGTCGCCGGCAAGAAATCAGCAACCATCGTTTTTGCCATCAGCCTGCCTTTGACTGCATTGGTAGCCCTCAAACTGTTTGGAGCATTCTGA